A window of Halobellus sp. LT62 contains these coding sequences:
- a CDS encoding PIN domain-containing protein: protein MDIYVDATTLIALESVGELELLTNFDGDVMIPPRVLGEITDERADRNVQRLLRRDSAFLGSKSGMVDKHHQNARAVLGDEEANGDVAIITAVLRADEMNEPIAVVSDDQRVRTVADEFGATVTGTIGVVVRAVYGGMDSDDAKSLVRRLDSNGLHMTGELRETAYRLIDEAAEEN from the coding sequence ATGGACATTTATGTGGACGCGACGACGCTCATCGCCTTGGAGAGCGTCGGGGAGTTGGAACTGCTGACAAACTTCGATGGTGATGTGATGATCCCTCCGAGGGTTCTTGGCGAGATCACTGACGAACGGGCCGACCGGAACGTACAGCGTCTACTCCGAAGAGATTCGGCGTTTCTGGGTAGCAAATCGGGGATGGTGGATAAACACCATCAGAATGCGAGAGCGGTGCTCGGTGACGAGGAGGCGAACGGGGATGTCGCAATCATCACAGCAGTCCTCCGGGCGGACGAAATGAACGAACCGATCGCCGTCGTCTCCGACGATCAGCGTGTAAGGACCGTCGCCGACGAGTTTGGTGCGACTGTCACCGGCACGATCGGTGTCGTCGTCCGCGCCGTATACGGGGGAATGGATTCCGACGATGCAAAATCACTCGTTCGCCGTCTCGATTCGAATGGACTCCATATGACAGGTGAACTCCGCGAGACTGCCTATCGACTGATCGACGAAGCCGCCGAAGAAAACTGA
- a CDS encoding glutamate--cysteine ligase, with protein sequence MELGSADAFDQMGTLGVEEEFYIVDERGRPTSGIADLVYDHPPSGVLEDRIDHELFQFTIETQTPLIGDLSEVEPTVRTVREALVDHAAEHGYRIAAAGLHPTAKWRELDHATKPRYQSQLDRIQYPQHRNTTSGLHVHVGVDDADKATWIANELRWYLPPVLALSANSPYWYDFDTGLASARAKIFEALPNTGMPTRFEDFEAYRRFERQMVELGSIEDRGELWYDVRPHTGHGTVEVRTPDTQTDPEATVAFVEYVYTLVEDLAARYEDGESGTAVRREILDANKWHAVRYGRDADFIARDAADTVSLEAFVEAETDRLGIDALERLLERESGSVRQRRIRRESGTDALCEALCLD encoded by the coding sequence ATGGAACTAGGGTCGGCGGACGCCTTCGATCAAATGGGCACGCTCGGCGTCGAAGAGGAGTTCTACATCGTCGACGAGCGAGGCCGCCCGACGTCGGGTATCGCGGATCTCGTCTACGATCACCCACCGTCGGGAGTGCTCGAAGACCGGATCGACCACGAGCTGTTTCAGTTCACGATCGAGACGCAGACGCCACTGATCGGGGATCTCTCGGAGGTCGAGCCGACCGTTCGGACCGTTCGCGAGGCGCTCGTCGATCACGCCGCCGAGCACGGCTACCGCATCGCCGCGGCGGGGCTCCACCCGACGGCGAAGTGGCGCGAACTCGACCACGCGACGAAGCCGCGGTACCAGTCTCAACTGGACAGGATCCAGTACCCACAGCACCGAAACACCACCTCCGGGCTGCACGTCCACGTCGGCGTCGACGACGCCGACAAGGCGACGTGGATCGCCAACGAGCTGCGCTGGTATCTCCCGCCGGTGCTCGCGCTGTCGGCGAACTCGCCGTACTGGTACGACTTCGACACCGGCCTCGCCTCCGCCCGCGCGAAGATCTTCGAGGCGTTGCCGAACACGGGGATGCCGACTCGCTTCGAGGACTTCGAGGCGTACCGCCGGTTCGAGCGGCAGATGGTCGAACTCGGCTCGATCGAGGACCGCGGCGAGCTCTGGTATGACGTTCGACCGCACACCGGCCACGGGACCGTCGAAGTCAGGACGCCGGACACCCAGACGGACCCCGAAGCCACCGTCGCGTTCGTCGAATACGTCTACACGCTCGTCGAGGATCTCGCGGCACGCTACGAGGACGGCGAATCCGGCACCGCCGTCCGGCGGGAGATCCTCGACGCGAACAAGTGGCACGCGGTTCGCTACGGTCGAGACGCGGACTTCATCGCCCGGGACGCCGCGGACACGGTCTCGCTCGAAGCGTTCGTCGAAGCCGAGACCGATCGCCTCGGAATCGACGCACTGGAGCGACTGCTCGAACGCGAAAGCGGATCCGTGCGCCAGCGTCGGATCCGTCGAGAGTCGGGGACCGACGCGCTCTGTGAGGCGCTCTGTCTCGACTGA
- a CDS encoding 4-phosphopantoate--beta-alanine ligase: MSEIDVPESHPRYLSLLTRHRIEAGVEKGITSKQGLIAEGRGEAFDYLLGERTTDSADEAERAAAALLLLAERPVLSVNGNVAALVPGEMIELAAAVDADVEVNLFNRTDERMRAITEHLREHGGEEAGVEIKGLTADARIPGLEHERSKVDADGIGAADVVLVPLEDGDRAEALAAMGKSEIVIDLNPLSRSAQTAAIPIIDNIVRAVPNVTKHAESLRDVSREELEAIVADFDPEAALVAAEEAIRGGNLD, encoded by the coding sequence ATGAGCGAGATCGACGTCCCCGAGAGCCACCCCCGCTATCTGTCGCTCTTGACGCGACACCGCATCGAGGCAGGGGTCGAAAAGGGAATCACGAGCAAGCAGGGCCTCATCGCCGAGGGGCGCGGCGAGGCGTTCGACTACCTCCTCGGCGAACGGACGACCGACTCGGCGGACGAGGCCGAGCGCGCGGCCGCCGCGCTGTTGCTCCTCGCGGAGCGGCCCGTCCTCTCGGTCAACGGCAACGTCGCCGCGCTCGTCCCCGGCGAGATGATCGAACTCGCGGCCGCCGTCGACGCCGACGTCGAGGTGAACCTCTTCAACCGAACGGACGAGCGGATGCGGGCGATTACCGAGCACCTCCGCGAGCACGGGGGCGAGGAGGCGGGCGTCGAGATCAAAGGACTGACCGCCGACGCGCGGATCCCGGGTTTGGAACACGAGCGCTCGAAGGTCGACGCCGACGGTATCGGCGCGGCCGACGTCGTGCTCGTCCCGCTGGAGGACGGCGACCGCGCGGAGGCGCTCGCGGCGATGGGAAAATCCGAGATCGTCATCGACCTGAACCCGCTGTCGCGGTCGGCGCAGACGGCCGCGATCCCGATCATCGACAACATCGTCCGCGCGGTGCCAAACGTCACGAAACACGCCGAATCGCTGCGCGACGTCTCGCGAGAAGAGTTGGAGGCGATCGTCGCCGACTTCGACCCGGAGGCGGCGTT
- the aspS gene encoding aspartate--tRNA(Asn) ligase has protein sequence MKGRTYTADAEPGDDVTVAGWVHEVRDLGGIAFLILRDKSGKIQIKLEEDSMDADLVETGLNVSRESVVSVSGSVKEEPRAPTDVEILPESIEVLAESDTQLPLDPSGKVDAELSTRLDNRTLDLRKEEVKAIFEIRAEVLRAAREAFRDLGCTEINTPKIVATGTEGGTELFPITYFGEEAFMNQSPQLFKQLMVGSGLERVFEIGPIFRAEEHNTPRHLNEATSIDFESAFVDHTEAMDACEHVVKSAYEGVAENCERELELLGLDEEFEVPEGEFPRLTYEEAIQRINATGELDEQLVWGDDLPTEGERALGDDVGEHYFITDWPSEIKPFYIKDHADDEQLSTGFDMMHPRMELVSGGQREHRYDQLVAGFEQQGLDPDQFEYYTKMFKYGMPPHAGWGLGGERLVMTMLGLENIREAVLFPRDRQRLSP, from the coding sequence ATGAAAGGCAGAACCTACACTGCAGACGCCGAGCCCGGTGACGACGTCACGGTCGCCGGCTGGGTCCACGAGGTCCGGGACCTCGGCGGGATCGCCTTCCTGATCCTCCGGGATAAATCGGGGAAGATCCAGATCAAACTCGAAGAGGATTCGATGGACGCCGACCTCGTCGAGACCGGTCTCAACGTCTCTCGCGAGAGCGTCGTCAGCGTTTCCGGCTCCGTCAAGGAGGAGCCGCGCGCGCCGACGGACGTCGAGATCCTTCCGGAGTCGATCGAGGTGCTCGCCGAGTCCGACACGCAGCTCCCGCTGGACCCCTCCGGGAAGGTCGACGCCGAGCTCTCGACGCGGCTCGACAACCGGACGCTCGACCTTCGAAAGGAGGAGGTCAAGGCCATCTTCGAGATCCGCGCGGAGGTTCTCCGCGCCGCTCGCGAGGCCTTCCGCGACCTCGGCTGCACCGAGATCAACACGCCGAAGATCGTCGCCACCGGCACGGAGGGGGGCACGGAGCTGTTCCCGATCACGTACTTCGGCGAGGAGGCGTTTATGAACCAGTCGCCGCAGCTGTTCAAGCAGCTGATGGTCGGTTCCGGCCTCGAACGCGTCTTCGAGATCGGCCCGATCTTCCGCGCCGAGGAGCACAACACGCCCCGGCACCTCAACGAGGCGACCTCGATCGACTTCGAGTCGGCGTTCGTCGACCACACCGAGGCGATGGACGCCTGCGAGCACGTCGTCAAGAGCGCCTACGAGGGCGTCGCCGAGAACTGCGAGCGCGAACTGGAACTGCTCGGCCTCGACGAGGAGTTCGAGGTACCGGAGGGCGAGTTCCCGCGGCTCACCTACGAGGAGGCCATCCAGCGGATCAACGCGACCGGCGAGCTCGACGAGCAACTCGTCTGGGGCGACGACCTCCCGACGGAGGGCGAGCGCGCGCTGGGCGATGACGTCGGCGAGCACTACTTCATCACCGACTGGCCGTCGGAGATCAAGCCGTTCTACATCAAGGACCACGCCGACGACGAGCAGCTCTCGACGGGGTTCGATATGATGCACCCGCGGATGGAGCTGGTCTCCGGGGGGCAGCGCGAACACCGCTACGACCAGCTCGTCGCCGGTTTCGAGCAGCAGGGGCTCGACCCCGACCAGTTCGAGTACTACACGAAGATGTTCAAATACGGGATGCCGCCGCACGCCGGCTGGGGGCTCGGCGGCGAGCGACTCGTGATGACGATGCTCGGGCTGGAGAACATCCGCGAGGCTGTTCTGTTCCCGCGAGACAGACAACGCCTGAGTCCGTAG
- a CDS encoding pantoate kinase — MSDEAAAFVPGHITGFFSAHPDDDPAVAGSRGAGVTLSHGVDVRVVRGDVADDIDCSDAAITLNGDPIDVAPVDAVRDALGASNAQVVAETPLPLGAGFGVSGAMALGTAYAVNAAYDCRRSENALVELAHVAEVEAGTGLGDVVAQARGGLPIRLEPGAPGHGRMDGIPATPRVEYVAFGSVSTEAVLSGDTTALTAAGERALSNLRDEPTVGRLVELSRRFARDADLLTDRVADAVSAVRAGGGDASMAMLGDTVFAFGDDLSTAGYDPEVCSVYPTGATLRPTGIGDVSEPTSE, encoded by the coding sequence ATGAGCGACGAGGCGGCGGCGTTCGTGCCCGGGCACATAACCGGATTCTTCAGCGCGCACCCCGACGACGACCCGGCGGTGGCGGGCTCTCGCGGCGCGGGTGTCACGCTGTCGCACGGCGTCGACGTCCGCGTCGTCCGCGGCGATGTCGCAGACGACATAGATTGCAGCGACGCCGCGATCACGCTGAACGGCGACCCGATCGACGTCGCGCCCGTCGACGCCGTCCGCGACGCCCTCGGGGCGTCGAACGCGCAGGTCGTCGCCGAGACGCCGCTGCCGCTCGGCGCGGGCTTCGGCGTCTCCGGCGCGATGGCGCTCGGCACCGCCTACGCCGTCAACGCCGCCTACGACTGCAGGCGCAGCGAGAACGCCCTCGTCGAACTGGCACACGTCGCCGAGGTCGAGGCCGGAACCGGGCTCGGCGACGTCGTCGCACAGGCCCGCGGCGGGCTGCCGATCCGACTCGAACCCGGCGCGCCGGGGCACGGCCGGATGGACGGCATCCCCGCGACGCCGCGCGTCGAGTACGTCGCCTTCGGGTCGGTCTCGACGGAAGCGGTGCTCTCGGGCGACACCACGGCGCTGACCGCCGCGGGCGAACGCGCGCTCTCGAACCTGCGAGACGAGCCCACGGTCGGCCGGCTCGTCGAACTCTCCCGGCGGTTCGCCCGCGACGCCGACCTGCTCACCGACCGCGTCGCGGACGCCGTTTCGGCGGTCCGCGCCGGGGGGGGCGACGCCTCGATGGCGATGCTCGGAGACACCGTCTTCGCGTTCGGTGACGATCTCTCGACGGCCGGGTACGACCCCGAGGTCTGTTCCGTCTACCCCACGGGTGCGACGCTCCGACCGACCGGAATCGGGGACGTCTCGGAACCGACCAGCGAGTGA
- a CDS encoding fibrillarin-like rRNA/tRNA 2'-O-methyltransferase: MTPDLPDGVERRRFDGRERLATRGETVYGEPRDADGWRAWDAGRSKLGAMLELGMDVGLAGDERVLYLGAASGTTVSHVADFAGPTYAVEFAPRPTRDLLSVAESRPNLFPLLKDARKPETYAHVVESDLDCVIQDVATRGQATVALRNRRFLASDGRLLAAIKARSEDVLDDPESVFEDALDELREGYDILETRRLDRFHDDHLAVVAEPRE; the protein is encoded by the coding sequence ATGACTCCCGACCTCCCCGACGGCGTCGAGCGGCGTCGATTCGACGGCCGCGAGCGACTCGCGACGCGGGGCGAAACGGTGTACGGTGAGCCGCGGGACGCCGACGGCTGGCGCGCGTGGGACGCGGGGCGCTCGAAGCTCGGCGCGATGCTGGAGTTGGGAATGGACGTCGGCCTCGCCGGCGACGAGCGCGTCCTCTATCTGGGTGCGGCGTCGGGAACGACCGTCTCGCACGTCGCCGACTTCGCCGGGCCGACGTACGCCGTCGAGTTCGCGCCGCGGCCGACGCGCGATCTCCTGTCTGTCGCCGAATCGCGACCGAATCTCTTTCCGCTTCTGAAAGACGCGCGGAAGCCGGAGACGTACGCGCACGTGGTCGAGTCCGACCTCGACTGCGTGATTCAGGACGTCGCCACGCGCGGACAGGCGACGGTCGCGCTCCGCAATCGGCGGTTCCTCGCGTCCGACGGGCGGCTGCTCGCTGCGATCAAAGCGCGCAGCGAGGACGTGCTCGACGATCCCGAGTCGGTCTTCGAGGACGCGCTCGACGAGCTGCGCGAGGGGTACGACATCCTCGAAACGAGGCGGTTAGACCGCTTCCACGACGATCACCTCGCGGTCGTCGCGGAGCCGCGAGAGTAG
- a CDS encoding UPF0175 family protein codes for MPSISARIPDDERDELEEVAALLGEDKSSTIRKALDEGLAQLRIRVAVERYQTGELSVNQAARVAGVPLADWLEICRERNLTTQLSATDLERDAEAALDL; via the coding sequence GTGCCGTCAATAAGCGCCCGCATCCCCGACGACGAACGAGACGAGTTGGAGGAAGTCGCCGCACTCCTCGGGGAGGACAAGAGCTCGACGATTCGGAAGGCGTTGGACGAGGGGCTCGCACAGCTACGAATCCGCGTCGCCGTGGAGCGCTACCAGACGGGAGAGCTCTCGGTCAACCAAGCAGCGCGCGTCGCCGGCGTTCCGCTCGCGGACTGGCTGGAAATCTGTCGGGAGCGGAATCTGACGACACAGCTGTCGGCGACGGATCTCGAACGCGACGCCGAGGCAGCGCTGGATCTGTAG
- a CDS encoding phosphoglycerol geranylgeranyltransferase produces MTGPWTEWDHVLKVDPDKDLADGETFADVCQTGTDAIEIGGTLDITTEKMERVVEACSRYDVPLYQEPSNPGVVIESDHLDGYLIPTVFNAESSFWVTGAHKEWVRIDGPLDWDRTYTEAYIVLNPDASVAELTEADTDQSADDVASFAAVAEKMFGQEIVYIEYSGTFGDTEKVAAARDALDDATLFYGGGIRDYDAAYEMGKHADTIVVGDLLHDEGVDAVRETVEGVKDAHAEAVVE; encoded by the coding sequence ATGACCGGGCCTTGGACTGAGTGGGACCACGTGCTGAAAGTGGACCCGGACAAAGATCTCGCCGACGGTGAGACGTTCGCGGACGTCTGCCAGACGGGGACCGACGCGATCGAGATCGGCGGCACCCTCGACATCACGACCGAGAAGATGGAGCGCGTCGTCGAGGCGTGCTCGCGGTACGACGTGCCGCTCTACCAAGAGCCCTCGAACCCCGGCGTCGTCATCGAATCTGACCACCTCGACGGCTATCTCATCCCGACGGTGTTCAACGCCGAGTCGTCCTTCTGGGTCACCGGCGCGCACAAGGAGTGGGTCCGCATCGACGGCCCGCTCGACTGGGACCGAACGTACACGGAAGCGTACATCGTCCTGAATCCCGATGCCTCCGTCGCGGAGTTGACTGAGGCCGACACCGACCAGAGCGCCGACGACGTCGCCTCCTTCGCCGCGGTCGCCGAGAAGATGTTCGGCCAGGAGATCGTCTACATCGAGTATTCGGGAACCTTCGGCGACACCGAGAAGGTCGCCGCCGCCCGCGACGCCCTCGACGACGCGACGCTGTTCTACGGCGGCGGCATCCGCGACTACGACGCTGCCTACGAGATGGGCAAGCACGCCGACACCATCGTCGTCGGCGACCTCCTCCACGACGAGGGCGTCGACGCCGTCCGCGAGACCGTCGAGGGCGTCAAGGACGCCCACGCCGAAGCGGTCGTCGAGTAG
- a CDS encoding winged helix-turn-helix domain-containing protein, with translation MPSDESTDESDASSTDPKDVIEDAEGESDGGPRARLEAEADRAVSEFDEGIVDLLAWLLDTETRARIYVYLRKNPRSTSEEVADGTGLYPSTVREALAELHDEETVTRQKRESAGAGNNPYEYTAIAPSELVRGVAAQVQSELNTVFNLDSRLGRSDGDEADDGVGPVSITVDDATDGPSSSAASGAESNSADDEADGSSEGVDIDVEEDTSADEDDDDEA, from the coding sequence ATGCCTTCCGACGAGTCCACAGACGAGAGCGACGCGAGCAGTACGGACCCCAAAGACGTGATCGAGGACGCCGAGGGCGAATCCGATGGCGGTCCGCGAGCGCGACTCGAAGCCGAGGCCGACCGCGCCGTCTCGGAGTTCGACGAGGGGATCGTCGACCTCCTCGCGTGGTTGCTCGACACCGAGACGCGGGCGCGGATCTACGTCTACCTCCGCAAGAACCCCCGTTCGACGAGCGAGGAAGTCGCCGACGGGACGGGGCTGTATCCGAGCACCGTCCGCGAAGCGCTCGCGGAGCTCCACGACGAGGAGACCGTCACCCGCCAGAAGCGCGAGAGCGCGGGTGCGGGCAACAACCCCTACGAGTACACCGCCATCGCCCCGAGCGAGCTCGTCCGCGGCGTCGCCGCGCAGGTGCAGTCGGAACTGAACACGGTGTTCAATCTGGACAGCCGGCTCGGTCGCTCGGACGGGGACGAAGCCGACGACGGCGTCGGACCGGTGAGCATTACCGTCGACGACGCCACCGACGGACCGAGCTCGTCCGCGGCGAGCGGGGCCGAATCGAATTCGGCCGACGACGAGGCGGACGGCTCGTCCGAAGGCGTCGACATCGACGTCGAAGAGGACACGTCGGCGGACGAGGACGACGACGACGAGGCGTAG